One part of the Pseudoliparis swirei isolate HS2019 ecotype Mariana Trench chromosome 6, NWPU_hadal_v1, whole genome shotgun sequence genome encodes these proteins:
- the api5 gene encoding apoptosis inhibitor 5, translating to MAVTIEDLYRSYGVLADAKDNLSQHKDAYQVILDGVKSGPKEKRLAAQFIPKFFSSFPELADSAINAQLDLCEDEEVSIRRQAIKELPRFATGENILRVADILTQLLQTDDTAEFNQVNGSLIAIFKIDAKGTLGGLFSQILQGEDIVRERAIKFLSGKLKTLPEEVMTKEMEDYVFAETKKVLEDVTGDEFLLLMRIVSGLRVLQTVSGRQQLVELVVEQAFLEQALNPAELDTVDRLLQCTRQALPLFSKNVHSTRFITYFCEHVLPNLSSLKHPVAELDIQLEMLKLVAEMSPFCGDMEKLEPNLNTLFTKLLEFMPLPPEEAEDGESAATEEPKLQFSYVECLLFSFHQLGKKLPDFLLEKVDAERLKDFKTRLQYFARGLQVYIRQLRVALQGKSGDALKTDENKIKVVALKITNNINVLIKDLFHNPPSFKSLVSLSWKPIQRSEALAPKRPSADEMGSSASTNKQVSPQPRRDARQIYNPPSGKFSATIGNFTSEQRGGFRGGRGRGFGGRGNRSRGWIY from the exons ATGGCGGTCACTATCGAGGATCTGTATCGGAGCTACGGGGTCCTTGCTGACGCCAAGGACAACCTCAGTCAG CACAAAGATGCCTACCAGGTGATCTTGGATGGCGTGAAGAGCGGCCCGAAGGAGAAGCGCCTGGCGGCACAGTTCATCCCCAAGTTCTTCAGCAGCTTCCCGGAACTGGCCGACTCGGCCATTAACGCCCAGCTCGACCTTTGTGAAGACGAGGAGGTGTCG ATCCGACGACAGGCCATCAAGGAGCTTCCGCGGTTTGCAACCGGCGAGAACATCCTCAGAGTTGCAGACATTCTCACCCAGCTCCTTCAGACAG ATGATACAGCCGAGTTCAACCAAGTGAACGGATCTCTTATTGCTATCTTCAAGATAGATGCTAAGG GTACTCTCGGAGGCCTCTTCTCTCAGATCCTGCAAGGAGAGGACATCGTGCGGGAACGGGCCATCAAGTTCCTCTCCGGCAAACTGAAGACCCTGCCCGAGGAAGTCATGACCAAGGAGATGGAGGATTACGTCTTTGCAGAGACTAAAAAG GTGCTGGAGGATGTGACCGGAGATGAGTTTCTGCTGTTGATGCGCATCGTTTCGGGCCTGCGGGTGCTGCAGACGGTGAGCGGGCGGcagcagctggtggagctggtggtggagcagGCGTTCCTGGAGCAGGCCCTCAACCCGGCCGAGCTGGACACCGTTGACCGCCTGCTGCAGTGCACACGGCAAGCCCTGCCCCTCTTCTCT AAAAATGTCCATTCCACGCGTTTTATAACCTACTTCTGTGAACACGTCCTGCCCAACCTCAGTTCCCTGAAACATCCCGTGGCTGAGCTGGACATTCAGTTGGAG atgctgAAGCTGGTGGCTGAGATGAGTCCGTTCTGTGGAGACATGGAGAAGCTGGAGCCCAACCTCAACACGCTGTTCACCAAGCTGCTG GAGTTCATGCCTCTGCCGCCGGAGGAGGCCGAGGACGGAGAGAGCGCCGCCACCGAGGAGCCCAAACTGCAGTTCAGCTACGTGGAGTGTCTCCTCTTCAGCTTCCACCAGCTGGGCAAGAAGCTGCCGGACTTCCTCCTCGAGAAAGTGGACGCCGAGCGCCTCAAAGACTTCAAGACCAG GTTACAGTATTTTGCCAGAGGCCTGCAGGTTTACATCAGACAGCTGCGAGTGGCACTGCAAGGGAAGTCGGGAGATGCTCTGAAGACGGACGAG AACAAGATCAAAGTGGTGGCCCTGAAGATCACGAACAACATCAACGTGCTCATCAAG GATCTGTTCCACAACCCTCCGTCATTCAAGAGCTTAGTCAGTCTGTCCTGGAAACCCATCCAGAGGTCAGAGGCCCTAGC GCCGAAGCGTCCGTCCGCTGACGAGATGGGCTCCAGCGCCAGCACCAACAAACAGGTGTCCCCTCAGCCCCGGAGGGATGCGCGGCAGATCTACAACCCGCCCAGCGGCAAGTTCAGCGCCACCATCGGCAATTTCACCTCTG aGCAGCGCGGCGGCTTCAGGGGCGGACGAGGACGAGGCTTCGGGGGCCGAGGCAACCGGAGCCGAGGCTGGATCTACTga
- the samm50 gene encoding sorting and assembly machinery component 50 homolog A isoform X3 — protein sequence MGTVHARSLDPLPMRGPELGVQPDDIEAPEIEHELKQEVLENKNVVVQRVHIDGLGRTKDDMLTYEIAEVFRAKNLIDVMRRSHEARQKLLGLGIFRKVEVVIDTSRGEHALPNGLDVTFEVTELRRMTGSYNTMVGNNEGSMVLGLKLPNVLGRGEKMTFQFSYGTKETSYGLSFFKPQPGNFERNILLNVYKVTGQFPWSSLRETDRGVSGELSFPVWKTTQILKWEGVWRELGCLARTASFAVREESGHTLKSSLSHSMVIDTRNSSILPRRGGLMKIHQELAGYTGGDASFLKEDFEIQLNKTLFWDSVLSASLWGGLLLPIGDKPTNIADRFYLGGPTSIRGFSDYLGGEGYWAGGLHLYTPLPFRPGKGGFGDLFRMHFFLNAGNLCNLNYGEGPGAHLKKLAECIRWSYGLGIVLRLGNIARLELNYCIPMGVQSGDRICDGFQLGAGIRFL from the exons ATGGGCACCGTCCACGCCAGG AGCCTGGACCCTCTGCCCATGCGAGGGCCCGAGCTCGGAGTTCAACCTGACGACATCGAGGCTCCGGAGATCGAGCACGAGCTGAAGCAAGAAGTTCTCGAGAACAAGAAT GTCGTGGTTCAACGGGTCCACATAGACGGGCTCGGAAGAACCAAGGACGACATGCTGACTTATGAAATCGCGGAAGTTTTCCGGGCAAAGAACTTGATTGAC GTGATGCGGAGGTCCCACGAAGCCCGACAGAAGCTGCTGGGTCTCGGCATCTTCAGGAAAGTGGAAGTTGTTATCGACACTTCCCGAG gcgAGCACGCTCTTCCCAACGGCCTCGACGTGACCTTCGAGGTCACCGAGCTGAGGCGGATGACGGGCAGCTACAACACCATGGTGGGAAACAACGAGGGGAGCATG GTCCTGGGCCTGAAGTTGCCCAATGTATTAGGTCGGGGGGAGAAAATGACTTTCCAGTTCTCCTACGGCACCAAAGAAACCTCCTACGGCCTTTCTTTCTTCAAACCCCAGCCAGGAAACTTTGAACGGAA TATCTTGCTCAACGTGTACAAAGTGACGGGTCAGTTTCCATGGAGTTCTCTCAGGGAGACGGACCGAGGCGTCTCCGGAGAACTGAGC TTCCCCGTGTGGAAGACCACCCAAATCCTGAAGTGGGAGGGCGTGTGGCGGGAGCTGGGCTGTCTGGCCCGCACCGCCTCGTTCGCCGTCCGGGAGGAGAGCGGCCATACCCTCAAGTCCTCACTTTCg CACTCGATGGTCATCGACACCAGAAACTCCTCCATTCTCCCCCGAAGAGGAGGCCTGATGAAGATCCATCAG GAGCTCGCTGGTTACACCGGGGGAGACGCCAGCTTCCTGAAGGAGGACTTTGAGATCCAGCTCAATAAAACTCTCTTCTGGGACTCG GTCCTTTCTGCCTCGTTGTGGGGCGGTTTGCTCCTTCCCATCGGCGACAAGCCAACAAACATAGCCGACAG GTTCTATCTCGGGGGCCCCACCAGCATCAGGGGCTTCA GCGACTACCTGGGAGGAGAGGGCTACTGGGCCGGGGGCCTCCACCTCTACACCCCTCTCCCCTTCAGACCGGGCAAAGGGGGCTTCGGGGACCTCTTCAGGATGCACTTCTTCCTCAATGCCGGAAACCTTTGTAACCTCAACTACG GCGAGGGGCCGGGAGCACATTTAAAGAAACTCGCAGAATGCATCCGCTGGTCGTACGGACTCGGGATCGTGCTGCGTTTGGGGAACATCGCCCGACTGGAACTGAACTACTGCATTCCGATGGGAGTCCAGAGTGGAGACAG GATATGCGACGGGTTCCAGCTTGGAGCAGGAATCCGGTTCCTGTGA
- the si:dkey-42p14.3 gene encoding EF-hand calcium-binding domain-containing protein 10 produces the protein MKKKMATQREQDAADYLKKHKIPELLENLTSMLFFHRPEKPREFLVEQLEQLKMSQQSGIKAPSLFNKANLDAVYGILDPTHQKHITFAQYKQALITLGIKDINECPEGVNEDKISHETFETEAIRGLQRCSATYEQL, from the exons atgaaaaaaaagatggcGACGCAGAGAGAGCAGGACGCCGCTGATTATCTCAAGAAACACAAAATACCCGAGCTGTTGGAGAACCTGACCAGCATGCTCTTCTTCCACAGACCCG AGAAGCCCAGAGAGTTTCTGGTGGAGCAGCTGGAGCAGCTGAAGATGTCTCAGCAGAGCGGTATAAAAGCGCCCAGTCTGTTCAACAAAGCCAACCTGGATGCAGTCTATGGGATCCTGGACCCCACTCATCAAAAACACATCACTTTTGCCCAATATAAGCAGG CTCTGATCACACTGGGGATCAAAGATATTAATGAATGTCCCGAAGGTGTAAATGAAGACAAAATATCCCACGAAACATTCGAAACAGAAGC GATTAGAGGCCTGCAGAGATGCTCAGCAACATATGAACAACTGTGA
- the samm50 gene encoding sorting and assembly machinery component 50 homolog A isoform X2 — MGTVHARSLDPLPMRGPELGVQPDDIEAPEIEHELKQEVLENKNVVVQRVHIDGLGRTKDDMLTYEIAEVFRAKNLIDVMRRSHEARQKLLGLGIFRKVEVVIDTSRGEHALPNGLDVTFEVTELRRMTGSYNTMVGNNEGSMVLGLKLPNVLGRGEKMTFQFSYGTKETSYGLSFFKPQPGNFERNILLNVYKVTGQFPWSSLRETDRGVSGELSFPVWKTTQILKWEGVWRELGCLARTASFAVREESGHTLKSSLSHSMVIDTRNSSILPRRGGLMKIHQELAGYTGGDASFLKEDFEIQLNKTLFWDSVLSASLWGGLLLPIGDKPTNIADRFYLGGPTSIRGFSMYSMGPQSEGDYLGGEGYWAGGLHLYTPLPFRPGKGGFGDLFRMHFFLNAGNLCNLNYGEGPGAHLKKLAECIRWSYGLGIVLRLGNIARLELNYCIPMGVQSGDRICDGFQLGAGIRFL; from the exons ATGGGCACCGTCCACGCCAGG AGCCTGGACCCTCTGCCCATGCGAGGGCCCGAGCTCGGAGTTCAACCTGACGACATCGAGGCTCCGGAGATCGAGCACGAGCTGAAGCAAGAAGTTCTCGAGAACAAGAAT GTCGTGGTTCAACGGGTCCACATAGACGGGCTCGGAAGAACCAAGGACGACATGCTGACTTATGAAATCGCGGAAGTTTTCCGGGCAAAGAACTTGATTGAC GTGATGCGGAGGTCCCACGAAGCCCGACAGAAGCTGCTGGGTCTCGGCATCTTCAGGAAAGTGGAAGTTGTTATCGACACTTCCCGAG gcgAGCACGCTCTTCCCAACGGCCTCGACGTGACCTTCGAGGTCACCGAGCTGAGGCGGATGACGGGCAGCTACAACACCATGGTGGGAAACAACGAGGGGAGCATG GTCCTGGGCCTGAAGTTGCCCAATGTATTAGGTCGGGGGGAGAAAATGACTTTCCAGTTCTCCTACGGCACCAAAGAAACCTCCTACGGCCTTTCTTTCTTCAAACCCCAGCCAGGAAACTTTGAACGGAA TATCTTGCTCAACGTGTACAAAGTGACGGGTCAGTTTCCATGGAGTTCTCTCAGGGAGACGGACCGAGGCGTCTCCGGAGAACTGAGC TTCCCCGTGTGGAAGACCACCCAAATCCTGAAGTGGGAGGGCGTGTGGCGGGAGCTGGGCTGTCTGGCCCGCACCGCCTCGTTCGCCGTCCGGGAGGAGAGCGGCCATACCCTCAAGTCCTCACTTTCg CACTCGATGGTCATCGACACCAGAAACTCCTCCATTCTCCCCCGAAGAGGAGGCCTGATGAAGATCCATCAG GAGCTCGCTGGTTACACCGGGGGAGACGCCAGCTTCCTGAAGGAGGACTTTGAGATCCAGCTCAATAAAACTCTCTTCTGGGACTCG GTCCTTTCTGCCTCGTTGTGGGGCGGTTTGCTCCTTCCCATCGGCGACAAGCCAACAAACATAGCCGACAG GTTCTATCTCGGGGGCCCCACCAGCATCAGGGGCTTCAGTATGTACAGTATGGGCCCGCAGAGTGAAG GCGACTACCTGGGAGGAGAGGGCTACTGGGCCGGGGGCCTCCACCTCTACACCCCTCTCCCCTTCAGACCGGGCAAAGGGGGCTTCGGGGACCTCTTCAGGATGCACTTCTTCCTCAATGCCGGAAACCTTTGTAACCTCAACTACG GCGAGGGGCCGGGAGCACATTTAAAGAAACTCGCAGAATGCATCCGCTGGTCGTACGGACTCGGGATCGTGCTGCGTTTGGGGAACATCGCCCGACTGGAACTGAACTACTGCATTCCGATGGGAGTCCAGAGTGGAGACAG GATATGCGACGGGTTCCAGCTTGGAGCAGGAATCCGGTTCCTGTGA
- the LOC130195379 gene encoding ubiquinol-cytochrome-c reductase complex assembly factor 6 has translation MPAGVSWTRYLRMLGASMLAMFAGAQVVHQYYLPDLTIPDVPPKPGQLKTELRGYKAREEATAVLQQLKAEQKVD, from the exons ATGCCAGCCGGTGTGTCGTGGACTCGTTACCTGAGAATGTTAGGTGCCAGTATGCTGGCCATGTTTGCAGGAGCACAGGTCGTCCACCAGTACTACCTACCTGATCTG ACTATACCAGACGTCCCGCCAAAGCCTGGGCAGCTTAAGACAGAATTGCGGGGCTACAAAGCCAGAGAAGAAGCGACTGCTGTGTTACAGCAACTTAAAGCAGAACAAAAGGTGGACTGA
- the samm50 gene encoding sorting and assembly machinery component 50 homolog A isoform X1, producing the protein MGTVHARSLDPLPMRGPELGVQPDDIEAPEIEHELKQEVLENKNVVVQRVHIDGLGRTKDDMLTYEIAEVFRAKNLIDVMRRSHEARQKLLGLGIFRKVEVVIDTSRGEHALPNGLDVTFEVTELRRMTGSYNTMVGNNEGSMVLGLKLPNVLGRGEKMTFQFSYGTKETSYGLSFFKPQPGNFERNILLNVYKVTGQFPWSSLRETDRGVSGELSFPVWKTTQILKWEGVWRELGCLARTASFAVREESGHTLKSSLSHSMVIDTRNSSILPRRGGLMKIHQELAGYTGGDASFLKEDFEIQLNKTLFWDSVLSASLWGGLLLPIGDKPTNIADRFYLGGPTSIRGFSMYSMGPQSEDMAGDYLGGEGYWAGGLHLYTPLPFRPGKGGFGDLFRMHFFLNAGNLCNLNYGEGPGAHLKKLAECIRWSYGLGIVLRLGNIARLELNYCIPMGVQSGDRICDGFQLGAGIRFL; encoded by the exons ATGGGCACCGTCCACGCCAGG AGCCTGGACCCTCTGCCCATGCGAGGGCCCGAGCTCGGAGTTCAACCTGACGACATCGAGGCTCCGGAGATCGAGCACGAGCTGAAGCAAGAAGTTCTCGAGAACAAGAAT GTCGTGGTTCAACGGGTCCACATAGACGGGCTCGGAAGAACCAAGGACGACATGCTGACTTATGAAATCGCGGAAGTTTTCCGGGCAAAGAACTTGATTGAC GTGATGCGGAGGTCCCACGAAGCCCGACAGAAGCTGCTGGGTCTCGGCATCTTCAGGAAAGTGGAAGTTGTTATCGACACTTCCCGAG gcgAGCACGCTCTTCCCAACGGCCTCGACGTGACCTTCGAGGTCACCGAGCTGAGGCGGATGACGGGCAGCTACAACACCATGGTGGGAAACAACGAGGGGAGCATG GTCCTGGGCCTGAAGTTGCCCAATGTATTAGGTCGGGGGGAGAAAATGACTTTCCAGTTCTCCTACGGCACCAAAGAAACCTCCTACGGCCTTTCTTTCTTCAAACCCCAGCCAGGAAACTTTGAACGGAA TATCTTGCTCAACGTGTACAAAGTGACGGGTCAGTTTCCATGGAGTTCTCTCAGGGAGACGGACCGAGGCGTCTCCGGAGAACTGAGC TTCCCCGTGTGGAAGACCACCCAAATCCTGAAGTGGGAGGGCGTGTGGCGGGAGCTGGGCTGTCTGGCCCGCACCGCCTCGTTCGCCGTCCGGGAGGAGAGCGGCCATACCCTCAAGTCCTCACTTTCg CACTCGATGGTCATCGACACCAGAAACTCCTCCATTCTCCCCCGAAGAGGAGGCCTGATGAAGATCCATCAG GAGCTCGCTGGTTACACCGGGGGAGACGCCAGCTTCCTGAAGGAGGACTTTGAGATCCAGCTCAATAAAACTCTCTTCTGGGACTCG GTCCTTTCTGCCTCGTTGTGGGGCGGTTTGCTCCTTCCCATCGGCGACAAGCCAACAAACATAGCCGACAG GTTCTATCTCGGGGGCCCCACCAGCATCAGGGGCTTCAGTATGTACAGTATGGGCCCGCAGAGTGAA GATATGGCAGGCGACTACCTGGGAGGAGAGGGCTACTGGGCCGGGGGCCTCCACCTCTACACCCCTCTCCCCTTCAGACCGGGCAAAGGGGGCTTCGGGGACCTCTTCAGGATGCACTTCTTCCTCAATGCCGGAAACCTTTGTAACCTCAACTACG GCGAGGGGCCGGGAGCACATTTAAAGAAACTCGCAGAATGCATCCGCTGGTCGTACGGACTCGGGATCGTGCTGCGTTTGGGGAACATCGCCCGACTGGAACTGAACTACTGCATTCCGATGGGAGTCCAGAGTGGAGACAG GATATGCGACGGGTTCCAGCTTGGAGCAGGAATCCGGTTCCTGTGA